The following coding sequences are from one Gopherus flavomarginatus isolate rGopFla2 chromosome 21, rGopFla2.mat.asm, whole genome shotgun sequence window:
- the LOC127038720 gene encoding arylacetamide deacetylase-like 4, producing MEFVYALLVLVLAVFIAAFILLVVGTIYFDLSNSEIPLGVDQPVKLRILHSILIGTAVLGKILEKLGLCSQLGFTRYMRRGKKLGEDPKLFIKDLQFGKVPVRIYQPRAPSAGRRRGVIYFHGGGWMFGSINSYEPICRYITRESESVVVSVEYCLAPEHTYPAQYEDCLTATTHFMKTAEDYGVDPACIIISGDSAGGNLAAAVCQTLVGRPDLPKVHAQVLIYPCLQAIDFNLPSYQQNCAVPILFRERTAFYVLQYLKGDASFLEDVLEGSHMPVDVILKFRKWLSADNIPKEFKVRGYKPKVPIQSSNEVYEAVKKICEPAFSPLLTEDAVVRQLPKSFILTCEYDVLRDDALLYKKRLEDGGVPVTWYHIENGFHGIISLFDKGRLSFPAGKKGLDNIVNFLRSL from the exons ATGGAATTTGTTTATGCACTGCTGGTGTTAGTACTGGCAGTTTTCATTGCTGCTTTCATATTGTTAGTCGTGGGGACAATTTATTTTGATCTCTCCAACTCAGAAATCCCTCTTGGAGTGGACCAGCCTGTAAAGCTCCGAATCCTTCATAGTATTTTGATTGGCACAGCGGTTCTG GGAAAGATTTTGGAGAAGCTGGGTCTGTGCAGTCAACTTGGCTTCACCCGCTATATGCGACGGGGAAAGAAATTAGGAGAGGACCCAAAGCTCTTCATCAAGGACCTGCAGTTTGGGAAGGTGCCAGTGAGGATTTACCAGCCTAGAGCACCTTCTGCTGGCCGAAGGAGAGGGGTCATCTACTTTCATGGAGGAGGCTGGATGTTTGGAAGCATTA ATTCCTATGAACCCATATGCCGCTACATTACCAGAGAAAGCGAATCAGTGGTCGTGTCTGTTGA GTATTGTCTGGCGCCAGAGCACACGTACCCAGCACAGTACGAGGACTGTCTCACTGCTACCACACACTTTATGAAGACTGCAGAAGACTATGGAGTGGATCCTGCCTGTATTATCATTAGTGGGGACAGTGCTGGGGGCaatcttgctgctgctgtttgccaaACACTAGTGGGTAGACCAGACCTTCCAAAGGTGCATGCTCAGGTCTTGATCTATCCATGCCTCCAGGCAATAGACTTCAATTTGCCATCATATCAGCAAAACTGTGCAGTCCCCATCTTGTTCAGAGAACGTACGGCTTTTTATGTTCTGCAGTACCTCAAGGGGGATGCGTCATTTTTGGAAGATGTCCTGGAGGGTTCCCATATGCCTGTAGATGTAATACTGAAGTTTAGAAAATGGCTAAGTGCAGacaatatccctaaggaatttaAGGTCAGAGGGTACAAACCGAAGGTGCCCATCCAATCCTCAAATGAAGTTTATGAGGCTGTTAAAAAAATCTGTGAGCCAGCCTTTTCCCCACTTCTCACTGAAGATGCTGTTGTTCGCCAGCTCCCTAAGTCCTTCATCTTGACCTGTGAGTATGATGTGCTTAGGGATGATGCCCTATTATACAAGAAGCGATTAGAGGATGGTGGTGTGCCAGTGACCTGGTACCACATTGAGAATGGGTTCCATGGAATCATAAGCCTGTTTGATAAGGGCAGGTTGTCATTTCCAGCTGGAAAAAAGGGACTGGACAACATTGTAAACTTTCTCAGGAGCTTATAA
- the CFAP107 gene encoding LOW QUALITY PROTEIN: cilia- and flagella-associated protein 107 (The sequence of the model RefSeq protein was modified relative to this genomic sequence to represent the inferred CDS: inserted 2 bases in 1 codon), translating into MLTSQRDVQEWYLPSWKIKPEYSAXNWLEERKRFTKDIGKPSNSSYGTDFIRFPGHRTDQTVRRTIMKKLDGLPKEHLFTHHEEPSNRNLVTQYDDHYNRHGYNPVLPPLRRWNGQKLAWLPEKSDFPIFEPPTNYGLFEQLMKKRTHQEAGVMNSVYTVSYEMPPVSAFAVRRRPVTNCHRSPHDGQCLPHNLSAPKCLQVSEQPVRDLAAIGTTL; encoded by the exons ATGCTTACATCTCAGAGGGATGTGCAGGAATGGTACCTTCCCAGCTGGAAAATAAAACCAGAGTATTCCGC AAACTGGTTGGAAGAGAGGAAAAGG TTTACAAAAGACATTGGGAAACCCAGCAACAGCAGCTATGGGACTGACTTTATTCGCTTCCCTGGCCACAGAACAGATCAAACAGTCAGGAGAACCATTATGAAGAAACTTGAT GGCCTGCCAAAGGAGCATCTGTTTACGCATCATGAAGAACCGAGCAACCGAAATTTAGTAACTCAGTATGATGATCATTACAACAGACATGGCTATAAtcctgtgctgcctccgctccGCAGATGGAATGGACAAAAGCTAGCCTGGCTCCCGGAGAAATCAGATTTCCCCATTTTCG AGCCACCCACCAACTATGGCCTTTTTGAGCAACTAATGAAAAAACGGACCCACCAAGAGGCTGGAGTGATGAACAGTGTCTACACTGTTTCTTATGAGATGCCGCCTGTTTCTGCTTTTGCCGTTCGCCGACGTCCGGTCACAAATTGCCACCGGTCCCCCCATGATGGGCAGTGTCTTCCCCACAACCTCAGTGCACCAAAATGCCTTCAAGTTTCCGAGCAGCCGGTCAGAGACCTGGCAGCCATTGGCACCACGCTGTAG